The proteins below come from a single Candidatus Kirkpatrickella diaphorinae genomic window:
- a CDS encoding LpxI family protein, whose amino-acid sequence MIPPKLGILAGGGPLPALVAESVTAQGGEVFIVGFEGFVDPDLIAQWPHGFYRLAAAGQIIRALRDAGCRDIVLIGPVKRPALRDLKPDKEGARLLARMGRAVFAGDDGLLGAIVRVLGEEGFNVRGAHEFLAQALGPKGVLTPLAPSADDAQDISRAVDVVKALGRLDIGQGCVVQSGLVLAVEALEGTDAMLQRCAALRQPGPGGILLKMLKPGQERRADMPTIGPRTIQLAAESGLAGIAYQADGVLFTDLAQCVAEANARRLFLMGIEPR is encoded by the coding sequence TTGATCCCCCCAAAACTTGGCATATTGGCAGGCGGCGGGCCTCTTCCCGCCCTTGTGGCCGAGTCGGTTACGGCGCAGGGGGGGGAAGTTTTTATTGTGGGTTTCGAAGGCTTTGTGGACCCGGACCTCATCGCGCAGTGGCCTCATGGCTTTTATCGTCTCGCGGCAGCGGGCCAGATTATCCGTGCTTTGCGCGATGCGGGATGCCGGGACATCGTCCTGATCGGCCCTGTCAAACGTCCCGCTCTGCGTGATCTCAAACCGGATAAGGAAGGCGCACGCCTCCTCGCCCGGATGGGGCGCGCGGTTTTCGCGGGGGATGACGGTCTCCTCGGCGCCATTGTGCGTGTCCTGGGGGAGGAAGGGTTTAATGTGCGTGGCGCGCATGAATTTTTAGCGCAGGCGCTGGGACCAAAAGGCGTTTTGACGCCCCTGGCTCCTTCCGCTGATGACGCGCAGGATATTTCGCGCGCGGTTGATGTCGTCAAGGCGCTCGGCAGGTTGGATATCGGGCAGGGCTGTGTGGTACAGTCCGGGCTTGTCCTTGCCGTGGAGGCGCTGGAGGGCACGGACGCGATGTTACAGCGTTGCGCGGCCTTGCGTCAGCCAGGCCCCGGCGGTATCCTGCTCAAAATGTTAAAGCCGGGGCAGGAGAGGCGCGCCGATATGCCAACGATCGGGCCGCGCACGATCCAGCTTGCTGCTGAAAGCGGGCTGGCCGGTATTGCCTATCAGGCCGATGGGGTGCTCTTCACAGATCTGGCGCAATGCGTGGCTGAGGCCAATGCGCGTCGCCTTTTTCTGATGGGTATTGAGCCCCGTTAA